A window of Kribbella voronezhensis genomic DNA:
GCACGCAGAACGCCGAGAAGACGGCGACAACGAAGCCTTCCGGCGACCCGGCCTGCTCGACAGCGGCCCGTACGTACGACGGGCTGGCCGGCTCGGCGAGCACGACACCTCCGGCGACCCGGCCCGCCAACGCCATCGACTTCGGCCCGCGCACCCCGAGCAGGATCGGCGGCGCGGTGGCCGGGGGAGCGTCGAGCTTCACCTTGTCGAGGTGCACGTACTGGCCGTCGACGGTCACCTCCTCACCCGCGAGCAGCCGGTCGACGGCGACGGTGACCTCCTCGAGGGCGGTCAGCGGCGACTTCGGCCGCACGCCCATCTGGCCCATCCAGTCCTGGACGCCGTGGCCGATGCCGGGCAGGAACCGGCCCGGCGCGAGCGCGTCCAGCGTCGCGAACTCCATCGCGGTGACAGCGGCCGTCCGCACCACCGCGGGCACGATGCCGAGGCCGACGGTCAGCCGTTCGGTCACGCTCAGCGCGGCCGACACCAGCGACGGGCCGGCGGTGTAGAAGCAGTCCTCGATCACCCACAGTTCGTCGGCGCCACCCGCATCCAGACGCCTGGCGACGTCCTTCACCAGGGCGGCGGGATAGGTCCGCGGGAAGCACATCCCGATGGCAGCGGAGGTCAGTGTCATATCGAGACCGTAAAGGTCGCCGCCGACAGTCTGGTGAACAGGCGTACGGGACCTTCGGACGGGTAGGTTTCGGGCATGGCCCGACAGCACTACTCCTCCCGCCTGGAGGACTGGTTCAACGCAGGCGTGCAGGCGATCCTGCGCCGTCGCGGCTGGCGGGAGCGGATCATCCCGCATGTCGGCTACGGCAACCACGAGTACGTCCGGGTGCTGGCCCGCGTCGTGCTCAGCCGCGATCCGCGCAACCAGCCCCGCTACGACGAGGACCAGGTGGTCCGCGGCTGGAAG
This region includes:
- a CDS encoding LLM class flavin-dependent oxidoreductase; protein product: MTLTSAAIGMCFPRTYPAALVKDVARRLDAGGADELWVIEDCFYTAGPSLVSAALSVTERLTVGLGIVPAVVRTAAVTAMEFATLDALAPGRFLPGIGHGVQDWMGQMGVRPKSPLTALEEVTVAVDRLLAGEEVTVDGQYVHLDKVKLDAPPATAPPILLGVRGPKSMALAGRVAGGVVLAEPASPSYVRAAVEQAGSPEGFVVAVFSAFCVRSDRKTAYEWTAPWLAGLIGEKNPGLATLPFYDELLKRFDEQGVPGLVTMPVDWWTEIGPIGTLDDAAAHLDALNAAGVHHVGLFPDPEVEHGLPQLDFVLELANR